One genomic region from Conexibacter woesei DSM 14684 encodes:
- a CDS encoding phosphotransferase family protein encodes MTALFDAETIGGYLRECGILDDSAAVAATPMGGGISNAVLLVETDRGDRFVVKQARDRLAVDADWHIDRRRALNEARCLRYLGEILPPESVPRVLFTDEQASLIGISIVPAGGAIWKQELLEGSISSLTALRVGTLLATVHAVSAEDPRVARDFDNPDLLEQGRITPYHRTAAAAHPRLAAAIGEEIERLAATRRSLVLGDVSPKNVFVYPDRVVFFDVEIAHWGDPAFDVAFCLSHLVLKALLLGVHRAELLGAAADLWTAYRAVVPDWPDLERHVIAELGCLLLARIDGRSPVEYARDDAGRAAVRGLAERLLLHPPAGVHAAIDDLRPDPVRQTDERSAA; translated from the coding sequence ATGACGGCGCTGTTCGACGCGGAGACGATCGGCGGCTACCTGCGCGAGTGCGGCATCCTCGACGACAGCGCGGCCGTCGCCGCGACACCGATGGGCGGCGGCATCTCCAACGCCGTCCTGCTGGTCGAGACCGATCGCGGCGACCGCTTCGTCGTCAAGCAGGCGCGCGACCGCCTCGCGGTCGACGCCGACTGGCACATCGACCGGCGCCGCGCGCTCAACGAGGCGCGCTGCCTGCGCTACCTCGGCGAGATCCTGCCGCCCGAAAGCGTGCCGCGCGTGCTCTTCACCGACGAGCAGGCGTCGCTGATCGGCATCTCGATCGTCCCGGCCGGCGGCGCGATCTGGAAGCAGGAGCTGCTGGAGGGCAGCATCTCCTCGCTCACCGCGCTGCGTGTCGGCACGCTCCTGGCGACGGTCCACGCCGTCAGCGCAGAGGACCCCCGCGTAGCACGTGACTTCGACAACCCGGACCTGCTCGAGCAGGGCCGCATCACGCCGTACCACCGCACCGCCGCCGCGGCGCATCCGCGCCTGGCAGCTGCGATCGGCGAGGAGATCGAGCGGCTCGCGGCGACCCGCCGCTCGCTGGTGCTGGGCGACGTCTCGCCGAAGAACGTCTTCGTCTACCCCGATCGCGTCGTCTTCTTCGACGTCGAGATCGCCCACTGGGGCGATCCCGCCTTCGACGTCGCGTTCTGCCTCAGCCACCTCGTGCTGAAGGCGCTGCTGCTCGGTGTGCATCGCGCCGAGCTGCTCGGTGCGGCAGCCGACCTGTGGACGGCGTACCGCGCCGTCGTGCCGGACTGGCCGGACCTGGAGCGCCACGTGATCGCCGAGCTGGGCTGCCTGCTGCTGGCGCGCATCGACGGCCGCTCGCCGGTCGAGTATGCGCGCGACGACGCCGGCCGCGCGGCGGTGCGCGGCCTCGCCGAGCGGCTGCTGCTGCACCCGCCCGCCGGCGTGCACGCCGCGATCGATGACCTGCGACCGGATCCAGTGCGTCAAACCGACGAGAGGAGCGCGGCATGA